A window of Xenopus laevis strain J_2021 chromosome 1L, Xenopus_laevis_v10.1, whole genome shotgun sequence genomic DNA:
ATAAAAAACAAAAGCCTCCCATTTTAAAAGTATAAATCAAATTTCTTCCTCAAATActaggattttgttttttttaactgtaaagaATATATGGATGagctttatacatttatatgtatgcaGGTATTTATACAGCTAAATATGAATACGTTTTTTGCTGagaaagaaatattttgaaaGCCACAGGTATATTTAATCTCTCGCTGCCGATGTGCattgatttggttttttttttctttgaattccaCAGGAGTTTACTGTAAAACACATTATGCTTGGCATATTCCAAGAAGCTCAGTCGTCCATTAAAGAGAAACCACAGAGAATGTGGGTAGTGTGCCCTCTTGTGAATCGTCTTTGAATTACAGAGAAAGAATTGGTTTTTTTTCATCAGCGGCAAATATGGCTTCAGAATCTCTGCCTTCCAGAAACTTGGAATCCAGAAGGTGCGATGAAGTGATAAATCTTCACTACAACTACACAGGAAAACTCAAGGAAAGAGAGTTTGATCATATGGACACAACCGAAATAGTGTTCCTCATCATCTGCAGTTTTATAGTACTTGAGAATCTAATGGTACTCATTGCTATCTGGAAGAACAACAGATTCCACAACAGGATGTACTTTTTTATTGGCAACCTTGCACTTTGTGACTTGCTAGCTGGGATCGCTTACATTGTCAACATTTGCATGTCTGGAAGCAAAACTATGGATATCTCGCTGACAGCCTGGTTTGTTAGGGAGGGCAGTATGTTCATTGCTCTAGGAGCGTCCACGTTTAGCCTGTTAGCAATTGCTATTGAGAGGCACTTAACAATGATCAAAATGAGGCCTTATGATGCCAACAAGAAATACCGAGTGTTTCTTCTTATTGGAACTTGCTGGCTCATCTCCTTTTCTCTCGGTGCCTTGCCAATTCTCGGCTGGAACTGCATTGGGGACTTACCAAACTGCTCCACAATCTTGCCTCTGTACTCAAAACGTTACGTTGGATTTTGCATTAGCATTTTCATAGCCATTCTGATTGCAATCGTTATCCTCTACGCACGAATCTACATTCTGGTTAAGTCCAGTAGCCGCAGAGTCACAAACCACAGTAATTCGGAGAGATCCATGGCACTTCTCAGGACAGTTGTTATTGTTGTGGGAGTTTTTATTGCCTGCTGGTCACCTATATTTATCCTTCTCCTGATAGATGTTGCCTGTGAAGTCAAAACGTGTTCCATATTATATAAGGTACAGTGGTTTATTGCTCTTGCTGTTCTCAACTCTGCCTTGAATCCAGTCATCTACACTCTAGCTAGCAAGGAAATGCGCCGGGCATTCTTTCGTCTGGTGTGCAGCTGTTTGGTCAAGACTAACAACTCAAGATCATTACCGATCCAACCAACGCCCGATCAGAGCCGGAGCAAATGCAGTAGCAGCAGCAATTCCCCAAAACATAAATGCTTTATACAGACTAATGGTCACAGTAAAGATGAAAAAAGTGAATCCTCATACCACAATGGAACTTTCACCAAATAACCTTCCATCATCGCTCTTTAGTACAGCTCTGAATTTAAGGACCCTCTGAGTTTCCTAATGGGTTTCCCTGCACTTATAAACTTGCTTAGCGAGTACCATGAAGTATTGTTACTATTTGAATGCATGTCCgtcaattcattttattttctaagtgTTTTAACTCAGGAAATACTTCAAATGTATGTTACGATGAAGCAGAtggttttgcaacaaaaaaaaaactattttggtaAAACTTACAGCCAATTCAAAACAATTCTAAAAGAGATTAATGTTAATTGTTCTACGCAACTGGCATTTTATTGAGGATAAAGACTAAGGAATCTGTGGAACTGGTACCTGCAATAGTAATTTTGCAGGGGTGCCTTAATAATAGCCCTGGAAGATTTAGTTCTCCAAAGCCACCACAAAACTGAACATGAATGGGAGAATAGTTTTTATGTGCCAATGTTTAGGCAACATTAAGCATCAAATTCATCTGTAAGGTTTTTTTCTCTTCTGAACAATATGTTCCTTTATCTCTACCTGTTGTAGCATGTAAGGCTTAATTCAATCAGTGGAACATCTGCTTTATATTTACAATAAACCATTCACCAAGATCATTTGGCTTATTAGGTGGTGCACCCTAGTAACTGTTCTTTCACATCAAAGTACATTACACACCTGATCTTTCCCAACCTGAAATTCCTCCAACTGCATTGTTATAGATCGGTCATTTCCATTCCCTTATAGGCAAGAACTTTGTGTTGTTTTTCCTTTGTAGCTGACATTCAACATCTTGACAAGTGAAAAGATCCGTGAGGATAAAATTTAACCAATTTAACCGTGACTGTATTACATTAATAgattatctatataaatatattaaatactttTATAAAGTAAAAGAAGGCTTCAAATTTCAAACCATgatgcaagctttttttttttattgtgtattttgtacaaattgttttgtttgttcaACATAATGATGCATGCATTTCTgcaacacacatactgtatgtttattttatctgtttatgCTGTTACAATgctcttgatatatatatatactatccgATATGACTAGAAATTTCATATCATtgactttaaatgatttttttaaaaatatagaatacATGCTTACATTTTGCCACCTGTCTTGCCATCTGTTTTGGGGTACATAGGCGAATAGTAGAAGACAGCCAGAAGTAACTGGCAAAAAGCAGTTATCAACAATTGCAGATACATTGTGATCAGGAACACTGACAGCCACAAGGTACAACATCAGGACTGGGGGTTTTAGACTGGGTTTGGTGAATGTAATTGAAATAAAGTATTACAATTTATGGTCAGGTATTTTGGGCTTTATGGTGTTTGCTGTACTTGAAGAAAGGCtgtgaactttgaaaaatgtatataatggcCCAAAGGAAACAAATAAAGCAGGCAAGTACCAAGTAGCCCTAATGGCCATttgcttaaagtagaactaaagcctagctaaagaagtaggACACAAattttgtgcattatgttttgggcttctgtaccaaaccggcaaccacagccctttatcagggaagatctgtatCTCCGAAGCTGCCCCAGTAGCTGACAATCttccccctgtgacaagttggaagtcctggatcattgctgctattgagaagctgaaactgtgTGGATTATTGGGAAACAGCTTCTAAAATCACAAACCTGGGTCCCCCAGTTTAGCAGCCCTGAAACTGAGCTGCTGAGTTTAGTAAAGTTGAGAACtgctaataatttttaaaaggttCAATCAATTTTCTGTCTGAAATAATTAACGAGTGTCTATATCTCGACAAATTggaaattttatttgaatataatcaGACCTCTTATTTTGACAtctttttgttataaaaaatgtcttttaGCATGTATCCCAGAACAATCTTAGGGTACCCTAGCTTGCTCTATCATACTGTAGCACTGTATGAATGAGTGCAAATAGCACAGTCTAAGAAGCatgctgcaaatatttttctcAGTAGTTTCTGTATCCACAAGTGTTTAGCAGTTAGTGTGCATGCATGCTCCAGActgcagttgtttattttaatcCTAAGCAACATGCATTTTAACTTATTCCTAATTAGTCATGCAACATGTGATTTAAATTTCTGATGTAACACATAAAAATGCACCACACATTAAACACTGTTGAAAACATGCGTAGGTACAGAATGTTAgacttattttatatactttctgCTCAAATGTATCATTTCAAACCTTGATGTGTGGAAatctctgtgtgtatatatatatatatatatatatatatatatatatatatatatatatatatatatatatatacacacataggtatgagtcctgttatccagaatgcttgggacctgaggttttccagatgatggatctttctgtaattgggatcttcataccttaactagaaaatcatgtaaacattaaaggggtcctattttatcacattagtcaagcaaaatgaactttaattacactatataaaatatttgaatttcttgcagtctgggaactcataattatagcaagcaggcaggagctattttgtggacactgttattaagacaagtcttgtatcatctcagaatcttgtttgtgcaccagaatgggggacccgatgtccatccccatgcactggctacacaattaaactgtgaagagaacggggaatgtgtggagagcagtgacatctagtaagtgctgaaaggaaagtgaaagtaattgcttgccccgcctctatgcccagggcatagaggagggacagacaatatttgattgacagctgagatttttaaatgagcttacaacagctatgaatgctttaataaaacattgaaactggatttcatgtttaatttgaaaaggacttttactatacagctttttgtgtctgggtgacaggaccACTTTAAATAAACCTATTAGGTTGGTGTTGCTcccaatatatcttagttgggatcaactgttctattattacagagaaaaaggaaatcatttttaaaaatttggattgtttggataaaatggagtctataggagaaggcctttctgtaactcggagctttctggataatgagtttctggataacagatcccatacctgtgtgtgtgcgtatatatatatatatatatatatatatataagtaaatttttgttttttcaacactTATGAAAGTCCTGGTTGTGCGGTTTTTTTGAtcattttgctatatatatatatatatatatatatatatatatttagctacACTAATTAACTGTATATATTAATCACAATTACCGTACTTAAAGAAGATGACCAAAATAAATGGTTGTATACGTTAGCCGACATACAAACCAATATAAGCACTTTGCACAGAGCATGTTGGCTGGTACTAATACATTTTGAACACGGtttaaggaaaagaaaataaagccCACATCAGTATGACCCGGTTGTCTGGGCCCTGAGCCAAAGATTAGATACAATAGGGGCAGAAGTCTCATACGATTCTTGCCAAAAGGGATTTACAGACCTGCCCAATAAATATCTGACTAATTTCCAACAAGACAGGATTTTTTAAGGTCCAATGCACAGACCTGCTGCCGGCAAACAATATTACTTTGTGCATAACCATCTTAGGGTATGAGTGggagatatttgtatttattttaatgcaaatcTCATGTATTCTGTAGCACCAGTcctgttatttttgtattttttatttaatccgTTATGAATAGGGACATTATGTCTATGGAAACAGTTGTCCTCCTGAGCTAAACATACATtacttgattattttttatatactatGATTGAATTATTGGTGTTGGTATGACGTGTCAAACTGCATGAATATGTGTGTTGTCTTGAAGGTTCCATGTTTATGTCATAGGGAATTGTTTATGCACCTTAGGAAATTATTTGCATGATGCCCCATGCATTCATTAGTTTCTAATATGATAACATAATCATTAATACTATATACTTGCATATTAACATCACCACTGATGTGTAAAggcaattgtgaattttttttttgtttgttatttttaatgggacattatattttcaaataGTTTCCTTTTTCATAATCCAGAGAATGTACAAATGTCTTTTTGTAGCCTAAATAAATCCTCCATAATTCAAATATCTGTTGAGTTTTACCATTTTCCTTAAAAATAGTTATTCTACAGAATGGGCAAGACCAGCTAGTGGAATACTTAGCAGAGAGATGGGATTTTAATTCAAGTTGACCCAGGAAAAAGCACAATATATGAGTTAATATATCTATAGAAATTCTGATTTATTACAAAACAGTCCAATTTACACAGTACAAGACTTGATTTTAAACATGCTTTGATTGGTGAACTATTTGTATGCTGGTCCATGTGCTCTGCAAGATCATTTATTTGGGccgatttgcagaaaaaaagccaaaatgtGTTCCTGGGAGAAACTCAAAGGATAGCATTCGTTAGATGCATTTtaaaaaggggtggtttgcctttaaaggagaactaaagcttaactaaagaagtaggctagaattgttgtacattatgttttggacttctgtaccagcccaaggcaaccacagccctttatcagggaagagttgtgcctctgaagatgccccagtagctccccgtcttattttctgctgattcactgcacatgctctgtgctgctgtcacttacagagcatagggaccaactcacaatatacagtacacatagaatataaatgtcccaatataaggctgaatagtaattaatatagataattactacatggcagcacagaaaccagtgcaactagcaatagaatttaataatctgacctgtagcatcatcttaaattACAGGCAAAtctcattttgtgcttgataatttgcaacgacccctaagtttgTAAGAGGGTGAGACAATTGTTGTAATTGATTTGTGATTGAAAGTTGATTGAATAATATGTGAATGTATGTGTAAAAATTGTTAAGAGTGTTATTTGGTTAATTGGCCACCAGGTggtgctcatgggtaaaaaggtgtaATTCATTCCCCCACCAGAGTGTAGAGGGAATAAAAGGGAGCCACAACCTAGAATTAATGTCTGTTGATTGGAGGATGCTGCCGGATAAGGAAGTTCTGTTTTGAAGGAGACCTAAAGAAGAAGACAAAGGTAGAGATTAGTATAGCAGGTTCAGTATAGCAGGTAGTAGGCGTCTGAGTTAGGAAAGTTAGAATGTGTAGTTCATTGCCCCACCTAGGAGTGTAGTGGAAATAGTTTCCAGTGGATATCCCACAAGAAAAGGGACCCAGAGTGAAGGGAAGACACAGGATAGGGTTAATAGGGCTCAAAGGTCGGAATAGTAAAGGGGTGTTGGTCGAGCACCGGATTACTGAGACGGGAGGGCTTGGTGGAATAGTAAAGAGGTGCTAAGGTGCACCGGATTACTGAACCAAGCAGAGGAAAACACCAGAGCTGTAAGTGTTAACCCGCCCTAGCGTCTGGGAAAGGCCCTAAGGAGTTTGATTAAGGAAACTAAAGTCCAATGTAGCAAGACGAATGATGTTGCATGTGTGATGTGGAAACTGCAAGTGTGACTGTTTGAATTTCTTgccaaaataaacaaacatttcttcagcttctcaacagctgctcagagcccacagagcatgtcgcagacactttccaagatggtaacccccgTTGACAAGTTTAATGTTCTagattagtgatccccaaccagtagctcatgagcaacatgttgctctccaaccccttggatgttgctctcggtggtgtcaaagcaggagcttatttttaaattccaggcttgaggcaatttgtggttgtataaaatccaggtgtaatgccaaacagagcctcaatgtagattgacttTCCACATAGaggctgcaaaatggccaatcacagcacttatttggctcccagataacatttttcatgcttgtgttgctccccaactacttttacttctgaatgttgctcgcaggttcaaaaggttggggatccctctagatcattgctgctactgagcagctgaaactttatgctggtgcaaaaaaaatcagtaaataaaatatggcatttttagccatattcctttttggggtttagttctctttaaagtttaagtaagttatagaatagctaattctaaacaacttttcatttagccttcattttttatagcttttaaattttttgccttctttttctgattctttccagctatcaaatgtgggtcactgaccccatctaaaaaacaaatgctcagtaaggctacaaatgtattgttattgctactttgtattaatcatctttctactCCTgtcctctcctatccatattccagtgtctcattTAAATCATTGTATGGCGATTGCTGATATTacactgaagagctgctgattaaaaagttgaATAACAAAGAACG
This region includes:
- the s1pr3.L gene encoding sphingosine 1-phosphate receptor 3, which encodes MASESLPSRNLESRRCDEVINLHYNYTGKLKEREFDHMDTTEIVFLIICSFIVLENLMVLIAIWKNNRFHNRMYFFIGNLALCDLLAGIAYIVNICMSGSKTMDISLTAWFVREGSMFIALGASTFSLLAIAIERHLTMIKMRPYDANKKYRVFLLIGTCWLISFSLGALPILGWNCIGDLPNCSTILPLYSKRYVGFCISIFIAILIAIVILYARIYILVKSSSRRVTNHSNSERSMALLRTVVIVVGVFIACWSPIFILLLIDVACEVKTCSILYKVQWFIALAVLNSALNPVIYTLASKEMRRAFFRLVCSCLVKTNNSRSLPIQPTPDQSRSKCSSSSNSPKHKCFIQTNGHSKDEKSESSYHNGTFTK